gtttgaactttgagagtgtttacacacgagagaaaagtgagaaaatgttcatgcctgtttgagaaaagtgtataaagtgtgtagtgaggggttttacagccttaaaacatctatagtaattgtaaaaaataacgctatttcgcggatttcgcctattgcgggttatttttagaacgtaactcccgcgataaacgagggaccactgtatagctacatgaaaggtttatctttgacccgttgtgtgactgtcatgcccaattgcactgtgtttgcacttgtgatggagggctgtatgtggggttaatctactgtctcgtgtcgtttctcagatcagttgttggtttggttttgtggtatgcaggagatcacttgaccgagggtctatacgttcaaataataattaaaaaaatactgtcatcactctttactcttactcagtcagtctcttacaacggtgtagcctaaatacacgagctttccaggagcgcacccaattcattacgcacgctcagaggcaggtaccctccagtgcacacctttttttgtgtgtgtgttggggggggcgaccccaccccctgtgataaactcatcgcccccttaatattttttttctggcgccgggcctggttcACAACAAGTTCATACCAAACCAATGGTGGTCAGTCGTGTCACACACTTGAACCTTTAAATTTAAAAGAACGCTCAGAAGAGTTTAGAGACAACCTTTTAAGAAAACAACCAACAGCGTGACAATGAACACACAGATCACCAAACTTTCTCCtgttacaaaaaaacaacacgTGCACCAGGTTTTTAAAAACTCAAACACATACAGTCCTTGGCACAAATACAAAATGTTCTTTGCACCCACTGGTAATGGTCATTTTTATTTGGTCCTCTTAAAGAGTCTTCTCAGGAGTCGAAGTAACATGTTGTCCCTGACGGCTTTCACGGTCCGCTCCCATAGGCTGTCCTCCTTCCACAAACCACGCCCCTTCTTCTCAGCCCTGAACTCTGCCCTGTGCAGCTGCTTGTGGAGACGCCAGTACAGGCGAGAACCAGGAAGCACTCCGGAGATGGGCGCGGTGCGAGCCAGACCCAGCTTCAGAACCTCCTCATTCACACAGCAGCTCCACATCGACCCCTGCTGGACACATGACAGAAGGCAAGAATGTGGAAGTTGGAAGTCGTGCATGTGCTAACTGAGAACTCATAACGTCCTCGTTCATAACAGCAGTTAGAACTCCGCAGACACGGTGCGGCGCTGTAGGGAGCCTGCAGAGTTGTAACACAATGGACTGTGATTAGTCTTCCTCACTTCCACCTGCAGCCACCatctacaatcaatcaatcaattttatttatatagcgccaaatcacaacaaacagttgccccaaggcgctttatattgtaaggcaaggccatacaataattacgtaaaaaccccaacggtcaaaacgaccccctgtgagcaagcacttggcgacagtgggaaggaaaaactcccttttaacaggaagaaacctccagcagaaccaggctcagggaggggcagtcttctgctgggactggttggggctgagggagagaaccaggaaaaagacatgctgtggaggggagcagagatcaataactaatgattaaatgcagagtggtgcatacagagcaaaaagaggaagaagcactcagtgcatcatgggaaccccccagcagtctaggtctatagcagcataactaagggatggttcagggtcacctgatccagccctaactataagctttagcaaaaaggaaagttttaagcctaatcttaaaagtagagagggtgtctgtctccctgatctgaattgggagctggttccacaggagaggagcctgaaagctgaaggctctgcctcccattctactcttacaaaccctaggaactacaagtaagcccgcagtctgacagcaaagcgctctattggggtgatatggtactatgaggtccctaagataagatgggacctgattattcaaaaccttataagtaagaagaagaattttaaattctattctagaattaacaggaagccaatgaagagaagccaatatgggtgagatatgctctctccttctagtccccgttagtactctagctgcagcattttgaattaactgaaggcttttcagggaacttttaggacaacctgataataatgaattacaatagtccagcctagaggaaataaatgcatgaattagtttttcagcatcactctgagacaagacctttctaattttagagatattgcgtaaatgcaaaaaagcagtcctacatatttgtttaatatgcgcactgaatgacatatcctgatcaaaaatgactccaagatttctcacagtattactagaggtcagggtaatgccatccaaagtaaggatgtggttagacacaatgtttctaagatttgtggggccaagtacaataacttcagttttatctgagtttaaaagcaggaaattagaggtcatccatgtctttatatctgtaagacaatcctgcagtttagctaattggtgtgtgtcctctggcttcatggatagataaagctgggtatcatctgcgtaacaatgaaaatttaagcaatgccgtctaataatactgccgaagggaagcatgtataaagtgaataaaattggtcctagcacagaaccttgtggaactccataattaaccttagtctgtgaagaagattccccatttacatgaacaaattgtaatctattagataaatatgattcaaaccaccgcagcgcagtgcctttaatacctatggcatgctctaatctctgtaataaaattttatggtcaacagtatcaaaagcagcactgaggtctaacagaacaagcacagagatgagtccactgtctgaggccataagaagatcatttgtaaccttcactaatgctgtttctgtactatgatgaattgtaaaacctgactgaaactcttcaaatagaccattcctctgcagatgatcagttagctgttttacaactaccttttcaagaatttttgagagaaaaggaaggttggagattggcctataattagctaagatagctgggtcaagtgatggctttttaagtaatggtttaattactgccaccttaaaagcctgtggtacatagccaactaacaaagatagattgatcatgtttaagatcgaagcattaattaatagtagggcttccttgagcagcctggtaggaatgaggtctaatagacatgttgatggtttggaggaagtaactaatgaaaataactcagacagaacaatcggagagaaagagtctaaccaaataccagcatcactgaaagcagccaaagataacgatacgtctttggaatggttatgagtaattttttctctaatagttaaaattttattagtaaagaaagtcatgaagtcattactagttaaagttaaaggaatactcggctcaatagagctctgactctttgtcagcctggctacagtgctgaaaagaaatctggggttgttcttattttcttcaattagtgatgagtagtaagatgttctagctttacggagggcttttttatagagcaacagactctttttccaggctaagtgaagatcttctaaattagtgagacgccatttcctctccaacttacgggttatctgctttaagctgcgagtttgtgagttataccacggagtcaggcacttctgatttaaagctctctttttcagaggagctacagcatccaaagttgtcttcaatgaggatgtaaaactattgacgagatactctatctcacttacagagtttaggtagctactctgcactgtgttggtatatggcattagagaacataaagaaggaatcatatccttaaacctagttacagtgctttctgaaagacttctagtgtaattaaacttattccccactgctgggtagtccatcagagtaaatgaaaatgttaagaaatgattagacagaagggggttttcagggaatactgttaagtcttcaatttccataccgtaagtcagaacaagaactaagatatgattaaagtggtgggtggactcatttacattttgagcaaagtcaattgagtctaataatagattaaatgcagtgttgaggctgtcattctcagcatctgtgtggatgctaaaatcgcccactataattatcttatctgagctaagcactaagtcagacaaatggtctgaaaattcacagagaaactcacagtaacgaccaggtggacgatagataataacaaataaaactggtttttgggacttccaatttggatggacaagactaagagtcaagctttcaaatgaattaaagctctgtctgggtttttgattaattaataagctggaatggaagattgctgctaatcctccgcctcggcccgtgctacgagcattctggcagttagtgtgactcgggggtgttgactcatttaaactaacagtcatcctgctgtaaccaggtttctgtaaggcagaataaatcaatatgttgatcaattattatattatttactaacagggacttagaagagagagacctaatgtttaatagaccacatttaactgttttagtctgtggtgcagttgaaggtgctatattattttttcttttttaatttttatgcttaaatagatttttgctggttattggtggtctgggagcaggccaaATACAACCAATCTTACATGTCAGGCCTCCACAAAAGGCTGATGTAagtgaaatccaagacatattcactggctTGGAAATGATCATGTgtcaaaaaaactgaaaaaaaaagaaaaaaaaaaactggctgtaaaaataataattcaagaggcttcttggggtcacgatACGTAATGCATATATTTGTTGTCAATCGGGTGAGTACAACTGAAGCAATCTCACTCGCAATATTTTTACAAAGTATGCtctagtgaccttgacctttgaccccaaaatcacgaggcttcttggggtcactatgcGTAACGCATATACCAGTTGACACAACTGAAGCAAACTCGTTCACAATATTTTTACAAAGTATGCTACAGTGACTTTGACCCTTGACCCTTTGACCCCCAAATCAACAGGATTCTTGGGGTCACAATGCAAaatgcatataccaagtttgttgacAATCAGGGCTGtacagtagggctgccacaactagtcgactagtcacgactacatcGACTACTGAAactgtcgacaactaatttagtagtcgacgagtcgtttattttatttaagtctttgtttttctctccattcatagttttaggcagcaagccgtcctgccgtcatttggacattCAAATTTGGATTAgacggctgattaaaacagtggctgtcttgttcaaagccgcttaaaatgcgcagtttactgacgaagctgtgtgtgtgtgtgtgtgtgtgtgtgtgtgtgtgtgtgtgtgtgtgtgtgtgtgtatgcgcgcgCGCGTGCGCGGAGTCAACTGATtgtagactgcgagggagggggtggggaaggaagattcctgaacggaggcacgagacgttacattctgctgagaaccatcagtgcacgtgagacagtgagtgcggagcagagagagaggattttaacccgagtgaacatgttaaaaaaaaaaaaaaaaaaacgaaacaaaccgtggagctgcctttacttctctctgtactttctctacttGTGCCGTTCTGATGGCACcatcacaccatgtgcgcatcgtatactgaatttatgagatcatcagATGAAATAAACAGTTAAGTATCCTTAAAaatgataataaataaatgaacggagcaaaaattatgcatacacgggtaaaaaaaaaccctgctgtggagaagctgtgcagtgatgttcagaggcacagatcacaaaaagcaggtgagaactctaaaCTGTAACAGGTGTTATTttgcaaaggtatttatttgttcaatcttaagcttaatgtagtgttcaagcacaaaacatgactgataaggagaaaaaaaaattacttttaaagatgacttcatcacactaaaatgaactggagtcagaataaaaatacaagctgctgatttttgttatttttcaaagttattataagctgcagctatatgttttattcatttcaaagtgaggtacctcttattttattctagtttatttatacaaaaaatatggggagtcaaatcagcctgcattgttctcttcagtttatatcagtttgcctgcacatctgtgtattttttccttctttataagagtttggtgtttgcatttgctccacaaagttttaaaatacaagaaaatgttcacacttttctttaaaagtaagtcccttcggctgctcccttgtttgcactcggggtcgccacagcaaatccaaggtggatctgcatgttgaattggcacaggttttacgccggatgcccttcctgacgcaactccacattacatggagaaatgtggcaggggtggaatttgaacctggaaccttctgcactgaaaccaagtgcattaaccacttggccaccactgtaattttagaaatgcaacagaaacaaccacaaatcagaaaaagttgggactatatgtaaaatgaagataaaataaaaatgttgcactattcccagtttctccactcacagaagcaaaagttcttccagagttgtgtcttggtggtttccctcacttgtctccctccagaatggacatttagtttttgagaactgcctacctgacacagatttactataaagtaccacacggTTTGTATTTATGAATAATTTAtggaaatgaagtctaagaaatagtcattgatttggaaatgttcatgttttcatcccctgacgtttctcAGAAAATGCCGCagaccttaatttaggaaattacgtatgatctgactagtcgactaatcgcaaaaataatcgttgactagtcgactatcaaaatagttgtttgtggcagccctactatACAGCAAACCCGCTGACAATATTTTCACAAAGTACAGTCTAGTGACCTTGAcacttgaccttttgacccaAAAATCAACAGGCAAATCTATGCATTAAGTACAGCTTGACCTCACCCTGCTGTAGGACACCAAACAGTGCAGTGTGTCGTCCTCTCGGCTGATCAGTTTGAACCAGACTATCTGGGCAGGTGTCAAGTTCTTCTGCAGCCACGTCCTCCCGTCCGGAGTCAGCTCCACTCCCGCCAGATGTACAGTCAGCGGCGATGCACCTGAAGGGAGCCAACAAGAGCCACATAGTCAGCCGCAAACAGTATTTACAGAGTGTGTTCTCAGGGAGGCTCATGTTGGAAACGGCGTTGGATGTGGATTATGACGATCATTAGTCTTTTAGTTGATCCTAAAATATGCACATGTGGATATTTGACCATCAAAGGAACATCCGCTTTACCTTTGTGCTTTGAAAGTAATGGCGAGATGACTGGCAGGTAAATTGGCACATGTTCCACTTTGAGTCCTTTCTCAGTGACCACATGAACTTTCCCACGAAGGCTGACGTTCCTCTCTATAAAACGTACAGGGATCTCAGAGACAGCATGAAACCTGGTGATCTGAAGGTGTGCAAAGACACAAAATGCAAatctataccataattctctaagGCCCAAATCTGAAGATCTATGTTAGTTTGTCTTTTTTCAGGCAATGTGTAAAATGGAGGCACTCACTTAGCTCGTGCTAACATTAGCCGAATTAGCATCATGTAATGTGAAACTAACGTTTTCAAGCTAATGCTAGCCTGTTACTGCATTTTCATGCAAATGTTAGCCTCTTAGCAATATGGTATGTGATGCTAAtgaggctaatgttagcatgagctaACTGAGTGCCTCCATTTTACACGCTGactaaaaaaaaatagacaaactaTGTGGTTTTCGATTTTTTTGACAGACATACTAACTAACATATAACAGATACACCagtttgtcatttttttcaggtAACATGTAAAATGGATGTACTCAGTTAGCCCATGCTAGTAATAGcctcaatagtaagtcccttctgctgctctcttgttttgcactcggggtcgccacagcaaatccaaggtggatctgcatgttgaattggcacaaattttatgccagatgccctttctgacgcaactccacattacatggagaaatgtggcaggggtgggatttgaaccgggaaccttctgcactgaaaccaagtgcattaaccacttggacaccacccctACTAGTATTAGCCTCAATGGCATCACATAATGTTTTCATGGTAATGCTACTCTGTTAGTGCATTTTCATGCAAATGTTAGCCCCTtatcatgttttatgatgttaacACGTTTTCAGACTAATGTTAGCCTGCTAGTGGATATCCATTCTAGTGTTAGTCCTTTAGCAACATGTCATGCAATCCTAACAggttttcatgctaatgttagcctgttagtgCATTTT
The sequence above is drawn from the Thalassophryne amazonica chromosome 4, fThaAma1.1, whole genome shotgun sequence genome and encodes:
- the c18h3orf33 gene encoding protein C3orf33 homolog isoform X1, encoding MRINVNNMPETSRETETENGLRDRGRGDPGNQSVHNIVSLMSQFADDHLNVVRNISTGLAVAGVIIIARSIKLITRFHAVSEIPVRFIERNVSLRGKVHVVTEKGLKVEHVPIYLPVISPLLSKHKGASPLTVHLAGVELTPDGRTWLQKNLTPAQIVWFKLISREDDTLHCLVSYSRQGSMWSCCVNEEVLKLGLARTAPISGVLPGSRLYWRLHKQLHRAEFRAEKKGRGLWKEDSLWERTVKAVRDNMLLRLLRRLFKRTK
- the c18h3orf33 gene encoding protein C3orf33 homolog isoform X2: MRINVNNMPETSRETETENGLRDRGRGDPGNQSVHNIVSLMSQFADDHLNVVRNISTGLAVAGVIIIARSIKLITRFHAVSEIPVRFIERNVSLRGKVHVVTEKGLKVEHVPIYLPVISPLLSKHKGASPLTVHLAGVELTPDGRTWLQKNLTPAQIVWFKLISREDDTLHCLVSYSRGSMWSCCVNEEVLKLGLARTAPISGVLPGSRLYWRLHKQLHRAEFRAEKKGRGLWKEDSLWERTVKAVRDNMLLRLLRRLFKRTK